GATACGACAAGGTCATAAGAATTGGCATTAACTAACATATTGTCATCATGTTCAGAACTAGATGATGAAATTTTTTTAATATCAAAGTTTAAAATCTCAACTCTTTTATCAAGCTCGTTTAGTTTAATGTTTTTCTGTGCAAGCTTTGAAAGTTTTTCTTGCAGCTCTATAAGTGTTATTTCAGAATTGAGGAATTTTTTTGCCAATAATATTCCTATAATTCCTGACCCAGCCCCTAGGTCAACAATTTTTTCAGACCGTAATAAATTTACAAATGAGTATAGGATAAGTGCATCAACAGAAAACCTATAACCTTTTTTATGTTGATAAAGTTTGATATTTGCTATTGTGTCAAGTGTCAGTTCCATGTTTTTAAATCAATATGTTATTTTTAGTGTTCTAATAGTTTTGATAACTCTCTGATATCATCAATAATAAAATCAGCGTTTTTTAATAAATTCCTGCTTCTATATCCATATGTCACTGCAATAGTTTTTATCCCGGCTCTTTTCCCTGCTTGAATATCAATGTCGCTGTCTCCTACAATTACCGCCTCATCAGGCTTGACATCCAGAGTCTCGAGCACTTTTTTTATTGGTAATGGAGAAGGCTTCTTTTCTGATACACTGTCACTGCCTATTACTATATCGAAAAAATGGATAATATTAAGCTGCTCGAGAAGTCTTTTTGAAAGAAATTCCATTTTGTTTGATATGACTGCCTTTTTGTAGGAATCAAGTTGTTCCAGGATTGTTATTATTCCCGGATAAAGCTTTGTATTATCAGAAAGGTGCTTCGAATAGTAGTTTAAAAACCTGTCAAGAACATCTTTTTTTAATACGGCATTTTTATCTCCCAATATTTTTTCAACTAACCTTGTCAGTCCATCGCCAACCAGCTTTACGACATCATCTTTGGTTAGGGGTTTATAATTAAAATGCTCTAAGGAGAAATTTAGAGCATTTGTAATATCCATGCTTGAATCAGCAAGAGTGCCGTCGAGATCAAAGATGATAAGCTTTGTTTTCTTAAGGTTTTTCATAGACATATAAGCTAACTGATGCCTAATTATAGCGGATGCATAAAATCTTGACAATATTTGATGCTTGTGCTAATAATATCAATCAGTTTTTACACTAAAATCAAAGGAGGTGAATTGAATGAAGAAAACAATGGCAATAATACTTTCACTAGTGCTTATCGTAGCATTTGCACTTGTAGTATCAGGTTGCAAAAAGGCTGAGCAGCCAAAGGCACCAGAAGCACCAGTAGCAGCACCAGCAGCTCCAGAGAAGGCTCCAGCAGCACCAGAGAAGGCACCAGCAGCTCCAGTAGCACCAGCAAAGAAATAAGCTTGTCTTTAATATTTCAGGGGTGGTTAGAAAATAACCATCCCTGAAATTGCATTTTTATCCAAAAACTGATATATTATATTTACTCTTAAAATTATGTTTAAACTGGAAGAGTGGGTTTTCCCACTCTTTTGTTTTATTGAGGAAAATGCATACTGAAGCTGAATATATAGAAGAGAAACTGCTAAAGTTTGCAGAAGCTGTTTCAGAGGAGCAGCGTACTGAAGTATTTGAAGTTAAAGTTTCAGGCGGAAAAAATAGATTTCGCCTAAAAATCGTGATTGACAAAAAAGATGGCGTAACACTCGATGAATGTGCAGAATTCAGCAGGAAAGTTGCCCTGCTTATAGAAGAAAACAATATTATTCAAAGTTCTTATAATATTGAGGTTTCGTCACCGGGGCTTGACAGACCATTGGTTACAGCAAGAGATTTTGAGAGGGTTATAGGAAAACTTGTGAGAATGAATATTAAGGATAAGGAAGGCATAGATAATCAGAAATCCTTTTTAGGGAAAATTGTCGGGATTGAAGCTGATTATGTAGTTATGGCTTTAGAAAATAAAACCATAACTATCCCGCTTAACAATATATCAAAGGCACGACTGGAGATTGAGATAAAATGACAAAAGAACTATGTCATGTAATTGATCAGATAAGCAGAGAAAAGGGCATTGGACGAGAAATCCTTATAAATGCTCTTGAATCAGCATTGCTTTCTGCCGCCCGAAAAAAACATGGCGGCAGGGCAAATGTAAATCTCAGAATAGATCCCGGGACTTGCAATATAGCAATTTTTGAAACAAAGAAGATTGTTGATGCGGTTGTTGACAAAGACCTTGAAATATCAAAAAAAGATGCCAAAAAGATTGCGCCAGACAATAAAGTTGGCGACGATGTAGAGATTATGCTGGATGTACACGATTTCGGCAGAATTGCTGCACAAACAGCAAAACAGGTTATTTTTCAGAAAGTGCGCGAGGCAGAGAGAGATGTAATTTTTAACGAGTTCAAGGATAAAGTCGGTCAGATTGTTACCGGCACTGTGATTAGAAAAGAAAGAAATATATATTTCCTTAATATCGGAAAAACAGAAGCAATGCTGCCTCAGAGCGAGGCGCTTACAGGCGAGAATTTAAGAAGAGGCGACTTGGTTAAGGCATACATAGCGGATGTTAAGGTTACAGCAAAAGGGCCTATGATACTGGTCTCAAGGGCAACCCCGCAGTTTGTTGCAGGATTATTCAAGATGGAGGTTCCTGAAATATCAGAGGGGCTTGTGGTTATAAAAGACATTGTGCGTGAACCTGGAGAGAGAACTAAAATTGCGGTTTTTTCAAAGGACACCTCGATAGATCCTGTTGGCGCATGTGTTGGAATGAAAGGCACAAGAGTGCAGGCTATTGTCCGTGAGCTCAAAGGTGAAAGAATAGACATTATCCCATGGACTGATGATGTACGCATGCTTATTGCGCGTGCCCTGAGTCCTTCAAGCGTTGAGAGGATAGGCATAAATGAAGAGGGAAAGACTGCTATGGTTGTTGTGAATGATCAGCAGTTATCCCTTGCTATCGGGAAGAGAGGCCAGAACGTAAGACTTGCAATGAAGCTTACTGGCTGGGACATCGATATAATAAGCGATACAGAATATGCAAAGATCAAGCTGGAAGAAGCTGACAAAGCGCTTGAAGAGAATATGAACAAGGAACCTGACAAGGAAGAAGATAAGACGGAAGAAATATAAAATTTAGTTTTATGAGCTGTTGACCATCTGAGGATGGGTAAAAACCTTTCAGAATTTTCAATTCAATATGTAAAAGGGGTTGGTCCTAAAAGGGCTAAGCTTCTTTACAGCCTTGGGATAAAGACTGCAGAAGATGCTCTTTATTATCTGCCATACAGGTACGAAGACAGAAAAAATATTAAAAAGATAAGTAATCTTACCTATGGCAGCCTCGAAACAATAGTTGGAAAAATTATATCTGCTGATGTGATAAAAGTGCCGCGAAGAGGCAATCTGAAGATTTTCGAGCTTATAGTAACTGACGGAAGCGGCCTAGTTAAAGGCAAATGGTTCAACCAGCCGTTCATGCAGAAAAATTTTAAAGTCGGGCAGGAAGTAATTCTAAGCGGAATTGTAAAGAGGAATCCTTATTGGGGTGTTGGATTAGAAATTGAGAATCCGGAATATGAATATCTGACCGAAGAAACATTGTCAGAAACAGACAGTCTTATACACACAGCAAGGATTGTCCCAATCTACAGAACAACTGCAGGTTTAAGCATAAAACAGCTAAGAACAATAATGTTCAATGTAGTTAATGAATTTGCCGGCGATGCACAAGATAATATCCCTTATGAAATACTGCAAAGAGCTGCTCTCCTTCCTTTAAAACAAAGCATTGTTCAATCCCATTTTCCTGATAACGATGCTGATATCAATATATTAAACAGAGGGATAAGCATTTATCAAAAGAGGTTTTATTTTGATGAGCTCTTTATGTTTGAACTTGGGCTTTCAGTTATGAAAAAAGGAAAGGTTTTGGAAAAAGGAATAGCTTTTCAGCCGGAAGGGATTCTACTTAGAAAACTCACTGAGGCATTGCCATTTAAACTGACCTCTGCCCAGAAAAAAGTTTTTCAGGAAATTTCAGAGGACATGAAAAAACCACATCCAATGAACAGGCTGATTCAGGGAGATGTTGGATGCGGAAAAACAGTAATAGCTGTTATGGCAATGCTTACAGCAATAGAATGCGGTTATCAGACTGCGCTCATGGCTCCAACAGAAATACTTGCCGAACAGCATTATATAAATTTACACAGGCTTCTCGAGGATATGGGACTTTCAGTATGTCTTCTTACGAGCAGCATAAAAAAGAAGCCTTTGGACGAAATAGCATCAGGAAAGATTAATATCGTGATTGGGACACATTCGCTTATCCAGGAAAGTGTTGAATTTAAGAATTTAGGAATTGTAGTAATTGATGAACAGCACAAGTTTGGTGTTATGCAGAGGGCGCTTTTAAGAAAGAAGGCTGTAAATCCTGATATGCTTGTCATGACAGCAACTCCAATCCCAAGAACACTTTCGATGACACTTTACGGCGACCTTGATTTTTCTGTTATTGATGAACTCCCTCCTCACAGAAAACCAATTATAACAAAGCTTTTTAATGACAAACAGAAAGACAATGTTTACAAAGCCATAACAGAAGAGACATGCAAGAAGAGACAGGTTTATATTGTTTATCCGATTATCGAAGAAAGCGAGAAATCAAATCTTAAATCAGCAATAATAGGCAAAGAGGCTATTGAAAAAAAGTTTCCTAATCTGAAGGTAACCCTTATCCATGGGAGGATGAAGCCTCAGGAAAAAGAGAATGTTATGGCATCTTTTAAAAAAGGAGATATTGATATACTTGTGAGTACAACTGTAATAGAAGTAGGGGTAGATGTGCCTAATGCTTCGATGATGCTAATAATTCACGCAGAAAGATTCGGACTTGCACAGCTTCATCAGCTCCGCGGCAGGGTTGGAAGAGGCAATGAACAGTCATATTGTTTTTTATTGGCATATGAACCAATAAGTGAAGATGCAAGACGAAGACTTGATATAATGGCAGAAAGTACAGATGGATTCAGAATTGCTGAAGAGGATCTAGATATAAGAGGCCCCGGTGAATTTTTTGGAACCAGGCAAGCAGGAATGCCTGATCTTAAGCTTGCAAACATTATTAGAGACGTTAAACTGCTTGAAAGCGCAAGAAAAGAGGCATTTGATTTAATTGATAAAG
The nucleotide sequence above comes from Nitrospiraceae bacterium. Encoded proteins:
- a CDS encoding ribosome maturation factor RimP encodes the protein MHTEAEYIEEKLLKFAEAVSEEQRTEVFEVKVSGGKNRFRLKIVIDKKDGVTLDECAEFSRKVALLIEENNIIQSSYNIEVSSPGLDRPLVTARDFERVIGKLVRMNIKDKEGIDNQKSFLGKIVGIEADYVVMALENKTITIPLNNISKARLEIEIK
- a CDS encoding HAD-IA family hydrolase, whose protein sequence is MSMKNLKKTKLIIFDLDGTLADSSMDITNALNFSLEHFNYKPLTKDDVVKLVGDGLTRLVEKILGDKNAVLKKDVLDRFLNYYSKHLSDNTKLYPGIITILEQLDSYKKAVISNKMEFLSKRLLEQLNIIHFFDIVIGSDSVSEKKPSPLPIKKVLETLDVKPDEAVIVGDSDIDIQAGKRAGIKTIAVTYGYRSRNLLKNADFIIDDIRELSKLLEH
- the nusA gene encoding transcription termination factor NusA, with the protein product MTKELCHVIDQISREKGIGREILINALESALLSAARKKHGGRANVNLRIDPGTCNIAIFETKKIVDAVVDKDLEISKKDAKKIAPDNKVGDDVEIMLDVHDFGRIAAQTAKQVIFQKVREAERDVIFNEFKDKVGQIVTGTVIRKERNIYFLNIGKTEAMLPQSEALTGENLRRGDLVKAYIADVKVTAKGPMILVSRATPQFVAGLFKMEVPEISEGLVVIKDIVREPGERTKIAVFSKDTSIDPVGACVGMKGTRVQAIVRELKGERIDIIPWTDDVRMLIARALSPSSVERIGINEEGKTAMVVVNDQQLSLAIGKRGQNVRLAMKLTGWDIDIISDTEYAKIKLEEADKALEENMNKEPDKEEDKTEEI
- the recG gene encoding ATP-dependent DNA helicase RecG is translated as MGKNLSEFSIQYVKGVGPKRAKLLYSLGIKTAEDALYYLPYRYEDRKNIKKISNLTYGSLETIVGKIISADVIKVPRRGNLKIFELIVTDGSGLVKGKWFNQPFMQKNFKVGQEVILSGIVKRNPYWGVGLEIENPEYEYLTEETLSETDSLIHTARIVPIYRTTAGLSIKQLRTIMFNVVNEFAGDAQDNIPYEILQRAALLPLKQSIVQSHFPDNDADINILNRGISIYQKRFYFDELFMFELGLSVMKKGKVLEKGIAFQPEGILLRKLTEALPFKLTSAQKKVFQEISEDMKKPHPMNRLIQGDVGCGKTVIAVMAMLTAIECGYQTALMAPTEILAEQHYINLHRLLEDMGLSVCLLTSSIKKKPLDEIASGKINIVIGTHSLIQESVEFKNLGIVVIDEQHKFGVMQRALLRKKAVNPDMLVMTATPIPRTLSMTLYGDLDFSVIDELPPHRKPIITKLFNDKQKDNVYKAITEETCKKRQVYIVYPIIEESEKSNLKSAIIGKEAIEKKFPNLKVTLIHGRMKPQEKENVMASFKKGDIDILVSTTVIEVGVDVPNASMMLIIHAERFGLAQLHQLRGRVGRGNEQSYCFLLAYEPISEDARRRLDIMAESTDGFRIAEEDLDIRGPGEFFGTRQAGMPDLKLANIIRDVKLLESARKEAFDLIDKDAELKSYPVLKNRLEHFWEGKIELFKTG